The Novosphingobium resinovorum nucleotide sequence AGCCCCGGATGTCAGTTCGACATCGCTCGCCCGGCGCCTTGCCACGGCACGCGGCATCGGGCTGGACACGATCGCGGGCTCGGGGCCGCGCGGCAGGATAATGGCGGCGGATCTGGGACTTGCGACGGCGGCATCGGTTGCCCTGATCCCGGCGGAAGATCGGCCGCTGCCCGCGCCTCAGGGAATACCGATGCGCAGCGAGAGCCTGTCCACCATGCGCAGGACCATCGCCCGGCGCCTGACCGAGAGCAAGCAGACCGTCCCGCACTTCTATCTCACCGCCCGTTGCCGTCTTGATGGATTGCTCGAACTGCGCCGGGAATTGAACGGTGCCGTCTCGCATCGCGGTGCCCGGGTTTCGGTAAATGACTTTTGTATCAAGGCGATAAGCTGGGCATTGGAGCAGGTTCCAGAAGCCAATGTGCAGTTCGCCGGGGACCGGATTCATCGCTTCGAACGCGTTGATATTGCCATGGCGGTGGCCATCGAAGGCGGCCTCGTCACGCCGGTCATTCGGGATGTGGCCGCTCTTTCCCTTGGCGCTGCTTCCGAAGCGAGCCGGTCGCTGGCTGCGAAGGCGAGGGAAGGCCGCCTGACGCCCGGCGACTACGAGGGCGGGACCGCGACCATCTCGAATCTGGGGATGTTCGGCATTGATGAGATGGTGCCGGTCATCAATCCGCCGCAAGCCATGATCCTGGGTATCGGTGCAGGGGTGGAACAGCCGTGGAAAATCGACGGCGATATCGCGCTGGCCACGATCATGGCCGCGACTGGCAGCTTCGACCATCGCGCGATCGACGGCGCCTTGGCCGCGCAATTCATGGCCGCGTTCCGTGAGGCGATCGAGGCGCCTATGCTACTCATTGCCTGAGACAATTCTTGCGGGAGAGTTCTGAACTCTCCCGCAAGAGGATATTCTAGATCAGTTCCGTCATGCCAGCGAGGCCGCCGATATAGGCAGGCACAACAAGCGTGCGAGCAAGTGCGTGATCGAGTTGCAGTCGGGTGATGTCGTCCATGTCGGCGACTATGCCGCTGCAGTCCCGCGACAGTTCCTTAAGGGCTGCCATCGCCGCCGGACGACCGCGAAGCCAGAAGTCCGTGCCGACCCTCCGCTGGACCGGTGCAGATCCGGCGGTAGGGGCTCCGAACAGGGCGCTGGCCAATTCGGGGCATTGCGAAGACGCCTGCGATACCTTCGTGGAGATCGCCTCCCGCGCGGCTTCGATGCTGTCCGGCAGGGAGCCGTCCTTTGCCGCCTTGTCATAGGCCTGCTTGCCGAGGAACATCGTGCGGATCATATTGCGGGGTTCGGGGCGCTGGATCAACGTGGCGAATACTGACATTTCCGCGCGGATGGCGCCATCGATCGGCTGGATGATGCCGAACTCGACGCAGTCGAGAATGGCGAGAGGGGCTGGTTCGTGGCCGAGCATCCTTGCCAGTTCGCGTTCGCGATGGCGCTCGATAGCGCCGGAAATTTCGACATGCGACAAAGGAGCACTGTCAGTGCGGTCCCAGGGCTGCACGCAGTGGGCCGCCTCGGACAGCAGCCAGCGTTCGGCGGCAGCGATCTCGTCGCCTTCATCCACGACCTCGTCGGCAAGGCCGGCAGCCACGGCATCTTCGCCCTGGTAGGTACGGCCGAGAAGCAGGACTTCCAGCCCGGCCTCGACGCCGACGAGGCGGGGCATGCGCTGGGTTCCGCCGGCGCCGGGAAGTAGCCCCACGGCATATTCAGGCAGGCCCAGCATAACACGGCGGGAACGGGTCAGGACACGGTAGTGGGCGCCGAGCGCCAACTCGCATCCGCCGCCGAGTGCGACACCCGCCACGGCGGCGGCAATCGGCTTTCCTGCGGTTTCCAGACGGCGGATTGCATGGCTGAGCGGGAAGAAGTGGTCGAAGGCGATATCGAAACGGTCGGCCTTGGGGGCGGCGACGATCATCTCGTAGGCGACGCCCAGTTCCGTCAGGTCCGCGCCCGCGCAGAAGCCGTTGGCCTTGCCGGAACGGACGACCACGCCGCGAACGTCATCGGCGCGGTGCAGCCATTCGGCGAAGGCGCCCAGTTCATGGATCGCCTTGTTGGAAAAGACGTTCATCGATCTGTCGGGGCAGTCGAAGACGAGATGGATCAGGCCGTTGTCCTGTCGCTCGACACGGAACTGGGTGAGATCGGGGAGGGGCAATGTCATGAATTCTCCTGCGCCGGCTTGCGGCATTGCGAGAAGCAGGGTCAGAAGGCGACCTTGTCCCCGCCCTTGAGGCTGAGGATTTCGCGGGCTTCGGCAGGCGTGGCGATCTCGCCGCCGAGGCCCTCGATGATCTGGCGCACTTTCGTCACCTGCTGCGCGTTGCTGGTCGCAAGCTGGCCCTTGCCGATCCACAGCGAGTCCTCCAGCCCCACGCGCACGTGGCCCCCCATGCTGGCAGCCATCGCCGCCACCGGCATCTGGTTCGCGCCTGCCGCCAGCACCGACCAGCGGTACTGATCGCCGAACAGGCGGTCGGCGGTGCGCTTCATGTGCATCACGTCCTCCGGGTGGGCGCCGATGCCGCCGAGCAGGCCGAAGCAGGTCTGGATGAACAGCGGACCTTCGACCAGGCCCTCCTTCCAGAAGTAGTGCAGGTTGTAGAGGTGCGCGGTATCGTAGCACTCGAACTCGTAGCGGGTGCCGGTCTTGTTCAGTGTTTCAAGGGCATAGCGGATATCCTTGAAGCTGTTGCGGAAGACGAGGTCGTGGCTGGCCTCCAGCATTTCGGGCTCCCAGGCGTGCTTCCATTCCCGATCCTTCTTCAGCATCGGGAACAGGCCGAAATTCATGCTGCCCATGTTGAGGCTGGCGACTTCCGGCTTCCATGTTTCCGCAGGCTTCACGCGATATTCTACCGGCATATAGGGCGAGGCGCCGGTGGTGATATTCACTACCACGTCGCTCGCCTGTTTGATGACCTTGAGGAACGGCGCGAAGTCTTCGGGTTCGTGCACCGGCTTGCCGGTCTGCGGATCGCGCGCGTGCAGGTGGACGATCGCCGCGCCGGCCTCTGCCGCCTCAAGCGCACTCTGCGCGATCTCGTCGGCCGTCACCGGCAGATGCGGCGACATCGACGGGGTGTGGATCGAGCCCGTCACGGCGCAGCTGATGATGGTCTTGGCCATATAATCCTCTCTTGTGTTCTCAGAGCCGATCCGAAACCGCACGCCAGCTTTCTGCCAGGACATCGCGGAATTGGGGGGCGGCTATACGTATAAGGGCTTCGGCGCGGTCATCATGGCTCTTGCCCCGCAGGTCGGCGGCACCATGTTCGGTGACGACCACATCGGTATCGAGCCGGCTCAGCGATGCCGGGCCGCGTGCAGAGGCAGGGTCGATGATGCGCGACAGCGTGCCTTTCGCCGCGTCGGCGGGAAGGCAGATCAGGCGCAGCCCGCGCGGCGACAGGCGGGCGGCGGCGGCAAAGTCGCTGGCGCCTCCCGGTCCCGACATGGCGCCCTTGGGGCCGACCTCGGAATAGACTTGTCCGAACAGGTCGACTTCCAGCGCGGAATTCACCGTGACGAAGTGTTCGGCGGCTCCCGCGATGCGCAGATCATGCGTTACCGAGGCCGGTCGGAACTGGAAATGGGGATCATCCAACCCTGCGTAGAGTTCGGGCGATCCGATCGCGACGCCGACGAGGGCGCTCGAACCCGGGGCCATGGCCCCCGACCGCACCAGCCGCAGCCCGCCGTCGCCGACGAGGCCGGTATGAAGGCGCAGGTCGCGGCGGTCATGCAATGCATCGAGGACGGCGTCGGGCACTTTGCCGAGGCCGGTCTGCAGCGTGGCGCCGTCTTCTATGAATCGGGCCGCATGTTCCGCGATCGCGCGCGAAACAGGGTCCGGAAGATCGGCGGGCGTGCCTTTCAATACCTGATCCTGCTCGATGAAAGCGGTCAGTTCGCCGAAGGGAATACCCGGATCGCCTGCCGTGCGCGGCATGGCGGGGTTGATATGCGCGATCCGCGTTCCGGCGCATCGCCAGAAATCGGGAATGAATGCTGTTTCCGGCCCGAACGAGCACATTCCGTTTTCATCGGGCGGGCTGCACATGAACAGCGCTGCGCTTGGCGGCTCGGCCGCATAGAGCGCGGATATCTGCCCGTAGCACAGCGGCCTGAAATCGACCCGCTCGGGTTCTGCCCTGAGCTGCGGCGTCTGGAAGAACGTCAGCACCCGGCTCCGGCTGCTTCCCGACCATGTCCGGCGGTTGAGGCCGGGCACGAAGATGC carries:
- a CDS encoding dihydrolipoamide acetyltransferase family protein, which translates into the protein MAIELKMPALSPTMEKGTLARWLVGAGDTVKAGDLIAEIETDKATMEMEAAEDGRIARLVVPAGSVDVPVGAVVALLSAGEDTDPVPLAAAETYAEPVQTLPVSAPDVSSTSLARRLATARGIGLDTIAGSGPRGRIMAADLGLATAASVALIPAEDRPLPAPQGIPMRSESLSTMRRTIARRLTESKQTVPHFYLTARCRLDGLLELRRELNGAVSHRGARVSVNDFCIKAISWALEQVPEANVQFAGDRIHRFERVDIAMAVAIEGGLVTPVIRDVAALSLGAASEASRSLAAKAREGRLTPGDYEGGTATISNLGMFGIDEMVPVINPPQAMILGIGAGVEQPWKIDGDIALATIMAATGSFDHRAIDGALAAQFMAAFREAIEAPMLLIA
- a CDS encoding acetyl-CoA hydrolase/transferase family protein, translating into MAPRRITEDDLAAVLPPGGLTLVSSCSAESDLLADMVAGGGDTLAAMRFSGIFVPGLNRRTWSGSSRSRVLTFFQTPQLRAEPERVDFRPLCYGQISALYAAEPPSAALFMCSPPDENGMCSFGPETAFIPDFWRCAGTRIAHINPAMPRTAGDPGIPFGELTAFIEQDQVLKGTPADLPDPVSRAIAEHAARFIEDGATLQTGLGKVPDAVLDALHDRRDLRLHTGLVGDGGLRLVRSGAMAPGSSALVGVAIGSPELYAGLDDPHFQFRPASVTHDLRIAGAAEHFVTVNSALEVDLFGQVYSEVGPKGAMSGPGGASDFAAAARLSPRGLRLICLPADAAKGTLSRIIDPASARGPASLSRLDTDVVVTEHGAADLRGKSHDDRAEALIRIAAPQFRDVLAESWRAVSDRL
- a CDS encoding enoyl-CoA hydratase-related protein encodes the protein MTLPLPDLTQFRVERQDNGLIHLVFDCPDRSMNVFSNKAIHELGAFAEWLHRADDVRGVVVRSGKANGFCAGADLTELGVAYEMIVAAPKADRFDIAFDHFFPLSHAIRRLETAGKPIAAAVAGVALGGGCELALGAHYRVLTRSRRVMLGLPEYAVGLLPGAGGTQRMPRLVGVEAGLEVLLLGRTYQGEDAVAAGLADEVVDEGDEIAAAERWLLSEAAHCVQPWDRTDSAPLSHVEISGAIERHRERELARMLGHEPAPLAILDCVEFGIIQPIDGAIRAEMSVFATLIQRPEPRNMIRTMFLGKQAYDKAAKDGSLPDSIEAAREAISTKVSQASSQCPELASALFGAPTAGSAPVQRRVGTDFWLRGRPAAMAALKELSRDCSGIVADMDDITRLQLDHALARTLVVPAYIGGLAGMTELI
- a CDS encoding 3-keto-5-aminohexanoate cleavage protein, with protein sequence MAKTIISCAVTGSIHTPSMSPHLPVTADEIAQSALEAAEAGAAIVHLHARDPQTGKPVHEPEDFAPFLKVIKQASDVVVNITTGASPYMPVEYRVKPAETWKPEVASLNMGSMNFGLFPMLKKDREWKHAWEPEMLEASHDLVFRNSFKDIRYALETLNKTGTRYEFECYDTAHLYNLHYFWKEGLVEGPLFIQTCFGLLGGIGAHPEDVMHMKRTADRLFGDQYRWSVLAAGANQMPVAAMAASMGGHVRVGLEDSLWIGKGQLATSNAQQVTKVRQIIEGLGGEIATPAEAREILSLKGGDKVAF